The following are encoded together in the Defluviitalea raffinosedens genome:
- a CDS encoding GatB/YqeY domain-containing protein translates to MSLKAKLLEDMKAAMKEKDSVRKNAIQMIRAAILQVEKDQKIELDDEGVIEVIAKEYKKRNDALSEIEKSDRQDLIDDLKREISILQAYLPEQLSDEELEKIVAEVILEVGASSMKDMGKVMGAVIPKVKGRADNGRISAIAKEKLK, encoded by the coding sequence ATGTCTTTAAAGGCAAAGCTTTTGGAAGACATGAAGGCAGCGATGAAAGAAAAAGATAGTGTACGTAAGAACGCAATTCAGATGATTCGTGCTGCGATCTTGCAGGTAGAAAAAGATCAAAAAATCGAGTTGGATGATGAAGGCGTTATTGAAGTGATTGCAAAAGAATATAAAAAGCGTAATGATGCTCTTTCTGAAATCGAAAAAAGCGATCGTCAAGATTTGATAGATGATTTGAAGAGAGAAATCAGTATTTTACAAGCTTATCTTCCTGAACAATTATCTGATGAAGAATTAGAGAAAATCGTTGCCGAAGTGATTTTGGAAGTTGGAGCATCCTCCATGAAAGATATGGGTAAGGTTATGGGTGCTGTAATACCAAAAGTAAAAGGTCGTGCCGATAACGGAAGAATTAGTGCAATAGCTAAAGAGAAATTAAAATAA
- the dapF gene encoding diaminopimelate epimerase, translating into MRLKFTKMQGCGNDYIYLNCMEEELANPEHLSIVLSDRHFGIGGDGIVMICKSNVADAKMRMFNIDGSEGKMCGNAIRCVGKYLYENKIVDKEELLIDTLSGIKHLKLFIKDHSVESVQVDMGRAEFTPSQIPVLLEGDRIINRETIIGNQPYRITCVSMGNPHCVVFMDDIKNIKLEELGPMFEHAPIFPERVNTEFIKVINENTLEMRVWERGSGETLACGTGACAAAVAAVENGFCKKGEDIKVKLLGGELIINYTDEVVFMTGKAQKVFEGVIDLVDGGINIAD; encoded by the coding sequence ATGCGATTAAAGTTCACAAAAATGCAGGGTTGCGGTAACGATTATATATATTTAAATTGCATGGAAGAAGAATTGGCCAATCCAGAACACTTATCAATTGTATTGTCTGACAGACATTTTGGTATTGGTGGAGACGGAATAGTAATGATTTGTAAATCTAATGTTGCAGATGCAAAAATGCGAATGTTTAATATAGATGGCAGTGAAGGTAAAATGTGTGGTAATGCTATTCGTTGTGTGGGGAAATATCTTTATGAAAATAAGATTGTTGATAAAGAAGAACTTCTGATTGATACTTTAAGTGGTATAAAACATTTAAAATTATTTATTAAAGATCATTCTGTTGAGTCAGTTCAAGTAGATATGGGCAGGGCAGAGTTTACTCCCAGTCAAATTCCGGTACTTTTAGAGGGAGATAGAATAATCAATAGGGAAACCATTATTGGAAATCAACCATACCGCATTACTTGTGTATCCATGGGAAATCCCCATTGTGTAGTTTTTATGGATGATATAAAGAATATAAAGCTTGAGGAATTGGGACCAATGTTTGAACATGCTCCGATTTTCCCTGAAAGGGTTAATACAGAATTTATAAAAGTCATAAACGAAAACACATTAGAGATGAGGGTATGGGAAAGAGGCAGTGGTGAAACCTTGGCTTGCGGAACAGGTGCCTGCGCTGCAGCGGTGGCAGCAGTAGAGAATGGATTTTGCAAAAAAGGTGAAGACATTAAGGTAAAACTTTTGGGTGGAGAACTGATTATAAATTATACAGATGAAGTCGTTTTTATGACGGGCAAAGCTCAAAAAGTTTTCGAAGGTGTTATTGATCTTGTGGATGGAGGGATAAATATTGCAGATTAA
- the asnB gene encoding asparagine synthase (glutamine-hydrolyzing) codes for MCGIAGWIDYKENLTERKHIIDKMSETLARRGPDADGIYLKKNACLIHRRLIVVDPENGIQPMTIEKGNAKYTIVYNGELYNTEDLRKELLEYGYSFKGHSDTEVLLTSFIHWGEDCLERLNGIYAFAVWNDLEEKLFMARDRMGVKPLFFYIHKESIIFGSELKTLLANPLIQPVINKEGLTEIFFLGPGRTSGNGVIKGVRELKPGEYAIFDKKGLRIKTYWYLKAEEHQDNIEKTIEKIRDLIIDAVKRQLVSDVPLCCFLSGGLDSSIISKIAANEYKFMNRGKLNTYSVDYVDNQKYFKASVFQPNSDKKYIEHMVNEIGSIHHEVILDHVDLAEALYDATLARDLPGMADVDSSLLLFCKEVKKDFTVAVSGECADEVFGGYPWYHNKEILFEDTFPWARSLEIRKSILKQGVLDDGEEYVRQKYQDTINSVDVLPGDEKFNTRMRQMFALNINWFMQTLLDRKDRMSMYNGLEVRVPFCDHRIVEYAYNMPWSIKALNGREKGIIRKAMEGILPDEIILRKKSPYPKTHHPKYLKIVSEKVKALANKPGSILSELINWDTVKSIAENPAQFTSPWYGQLMTAPQILAYILQINTWLEEFHVKIEGDL; via the coding sequence ATGTGTGGTATTGCAGGATGGATAGATTATAAAGAGAATTTAACAGAAAGAAAGCATATTATTGACAAAATGTCTGAAACATTAGCTCGTCGTGGACCGGATGCAGATGGCATTTATCTTAAAAAAAATGCATGTCTAATTCATAGAAGACTTATTGTTGTGGATCCTGAAAATGGGATTCAGCCAATGACTATAGAAAAAGGGAATGCAAAATATACTATTGTATATAATGGTGAACTTTATAATACAGAGGATCTTCGTAAAGAACTTCTGGAGTACGGATATTCATTTAAGGGCCATTCCGATACCGAAGTATTATTAACATCTTTTATCCACTGGGGAGAAGATTGTCTTGAAAGATTAAATGGTATTTATGCCTTTGCTGTATGGAATGACTTGGAAGAAAAGTTGTTTATGGCACGGGATAGAATGGGTGTAAAACCATTATTTTTCTATATTCACAAAGAGAGTATTATCTTTGGTTCAGAATTAAAAACTCTTTTGGCTAACCCCTTAATTCAACCTGTCATTAATAAAGAGGGATTAACTGAAATCTTTTTTTTAGGTCCTGGACGAACCAGTGGTAATGGTGTGATCAAGGGAGTAAGAGAATTAAAGCCTGGAGAATATGCCATATTTGATAAAAAAGGATTAAGAATTAAGACTTACTGGTATTTAAAAGCTGAGGAACATCAAGACAATATTGAGAAAACTATTGAAAAGATCAGAGATTTAATCATTGATGCGGTGAAGCGTCAATTAGTGTCCGATGTACCACTTTGTTGCTTTTTATCTGGAGGTCTTGATTCGAGTATTATTTCCAAAATCGCTGCGAATGAATATAAATTTATGAATAGAGGAAAACTGAATACGTATTCTGTTGATTATGTAGATAATCAAAAATATTTTAAAGCAAGTGTTTTCCAACCCAATTCAGATAAAAAATATATTGAACATATGGTGAATGAAATAGGTTCTATTCACCATGAAGTAATTCTTGATCATGTTGATTTGGCAGAAGCTTTATATGATGCTACCTTAGCCAGGGATTTACCCGGAATGGCTGATGTTGATTCTTCTCTTCTATTATTTTGCAAAGAAGTTAAAAAAGATTTTACTGTTGCAGTTTCTGGTGAATGTGCAGATGAAGTCTTTGGAGGATATCCTTGGTATCATAATAAAGAGATATTATTTGAAGATACTTTTCCCTGGGCCCGCTCTCTTGAAATAAGAAAAAGCATTTTAAAACAAGGAGTATTGGATGATGGGGAAGAATATGTAAGGCAGAAATATCAAGATACTATAAACAGTGTAGATGTTTTACCAGGGGATGAAAAGTTCAATACGCGTATGCGACAAATGTTTGCATTAAATATTAACTGGTTTATGCAGACCTTACTTGATAGAAAAGATCGTATGAGTATGTATAATGGACTGGAAGTAAGAGTGCCTTTTTGCGATCACCGTATCGTTGAATATGCATATAATATGCCATGGAGCATTAAAGCCTTGAATGGAAGAGAAAAAGGTATTATCAGAAAAGCAATGGAAGGTATACTGCCAGATGAAATCATTTTGCGAAAGAAGAGTCCATATCCTAAGACCCATCATCCTAAATATTTAAAAATAGTGAGTGAAAAAGTAAAAGCTTTGGCAAATAAGCCTGGTTCAATACTGTCAGAGCTAATCAATTGGGATACAGTAAAAAGTATAGCAGAAAATCCCGCGCAATTTACTTCCCCCTGGTATGGTCAGCTGATGACAGCGCCGCAAATACTTGCTTATATTTTACAGATTAACACTTGGCTTGAAGAATTTCATGTTAAAATTGAAGGAGATCTATAG
- a CDS encoding glutamate synthase, translating into MDINAKALHFKDLNEKLKNTTDIDIVIDECNGQRYIASGQKGKNIIINGVPGNALGSYLNGCTIRVYGNAQDATGDTMNDGTIYVHGNSGDACGYAMRGGKIFIRDNAGYRTGIHMKQYKDKKPVIVIGGSAGSFLGEYLAGGIIIVLGLNCKDTPPVGNFCGTGMHGGKIYLRTNHLPQDLPKQVIAREATEDDMEEIKGYIEEYCQEFGKDKESILNANFFCLIPDTKNPYKQMYTHN; encoded by the coding sequence ATGGATATTAATGCTAAAGCGTTACATTTTAAAGATTTAAATGAAAAATTAAAAAATACCACTGATATAGATATAGTGATTGATGAATGCAACGGCCAGAGATATATAGCAAGTGGCCAGAAAGGGAAAAATATTATCATTAATGGTGTTCCAGGAAATGCTCTTGGTTCATATTTAAATGGCTGTACGATAAGAGTTTATGGAAATGCTCAAGATGCCACTGGAGATACTATGAATGACGGAACGATTTATGTTCATGGCAATTCTGGAGATGCTTGCGGTTATGCAATGCGGGGAGGAAAAATATTTATCAGAGATAATGCAGGATATAGAACTGGTATACATATGAAACAGTATAAAGATAAGAAACCAGTTATAGTGATAGGAGGCAGTGCAGGAAGTTTTCTTGGAGAATATCTTGCAGGGGGTATTATAATCGTGCTAGGATTAAATTGTAAAGATACTCCCCCAGTGGGAAATTTTTGTGGAACTGGTATGCATGGGGGTAAAATTTATTTAAGAACGAATCACCTTCCGCAGGATTTGCCAAAACAGGTTATTGCCAGAGAAGCTACGGAAGATGACATGGAGGAAATCAAAGGATATATTGAGGAATATTGCCAAGAATTTGGCAAAGACAAAGAGAGTATTTTAAATGCTAATTTCTTTTGTCTGATTCCAGATACGAAAAACCCCTATAAGCAGATGTATACCCATAATTAA
- a CDS encoding LL-diaminopimelate aminotransferase, translating into MQINSNYLNLHDSYLFSTIARKVSEYKSKHPDKDIIRLGIGDVTLPLCEAVVNAMQAAVSEMGTQEGFKGYGPEQGYDFLRSAVKDYYKNRGVILEENEVFISDGAKSDLGNILDIFGLENTVLIPDPVYPVYVDTNIMAGRKIIYMNANEENGFLPMPDPDVKADIIYLCSPNNPTGAVYNKDQLKAWVDYALSNKVVILFDAAYEAFIQDKELPRSIYEIDGAKQCAIEFCSLSKTAGFTGTRCGYTIVPHELVYENTSLNKLWLRRQTTKFNGVPYIIQRGAEAVFTEEGQKQIKENINYYLENAKIISETLSDLGIWFVGGKNSPYIWLKCPNNMTSWEFFDYLLENANVVGTPGEGFGKNGEGFFRLTCFGKREDTITAMRRISRIKFE; encoded by the coding sequence TTGCAGATTAATAGTAATTATTTAAATTTACATGATAGTTATTTATTTTCTACTATTGCCAGAAAAGTATCAGAATATAAAAGTAAACATCCAGACAAAGACATTATTAGATTAGGGATAGGGGATGTAACCCTCCCTCTTTGTGAAGCAGTAGTCAATGCAATGCAAGCGGCGGTTTCAGAAATGGGTACGCAAGAGGGATTTAAAGGATATGGGCCGGAACAAGGATATGATTTTTTAAGATCAGCTGTAAAAGATTATTATAAAAACAGAGGCGTAATATTGGAGGAAAATGAAGTATTCATTAGCGATGGAGCCAAAAGTGATTTGGGGAATATTTTAGACATTTTTGGATTAGAGAATACAGTTTTAATTCCTGACCCGGTGTATCCGGTTTATGTAGATACGAATATTATGGCTGGCAGAAAAATTATTTATATGAATGCAAATGAAGAAAATGGCTTTTTGCCTATGCCTGATCCGGATGTAAAAGCTGATATTATATATCTATGCTCACCTAATAATCCTACAGGTGCGGTTTATAATAAAGATCAATTAAAGGCATGGGTGGATTATGCCCTTTCAAATAAAGTAGTCATTCTTTTTGATGCAGCGTATGAAGCATTTATTCAAGATAAGGAATTACCTAGAAGTATTTATGAAATAGATGGGGCTAAGCAATGTGCGATTGAATTTTGTTCCCTTTCAAAAACTGCAGGATTTACCGGCACAAGATGCGGATATACTATTGTTCCTCATGAACTTGTTTATGAAAATACAAGTTTAAATAAATTATGGCTTCGCAGACAAACCACTAAATTTAATGGTGTTCCATATATTATTCAGCGAGGAGCAGAGGCGGTTTTCACAGAAGAAGGGCAGAAACAGATTAAAGAAAATATAAACTATTATTTGGAGAATGCCAAAATTATTTCGGAAACTCTATCTGATTTGGGAATTTGGTTTGTCGGAGGGAAAAATTCTCCATATATCTGGCTTAAATGCCCAAACAATATGACATCTTGGGAGTTCTTTGATTATTTGCTTGAGAATGCTAATGTGGTAGGAACTCCGGGAGAAGGATTTGGGAAAAATGGAGAAGGATTTTTTAGATTGACCTGCTTTGGAAAGAGAGAGGATACCATCACTGCTATGAGGAGAATTTCCCGTATAAAATTTGAATAA
- the glnA gene encoding type I glutamate--ammonia ligase, whose protein sequence is MTYTMKEVLQFVKENDVKFIRLAFCDILGIQKNISIMPDELERAFESGISFDASSILGFMNIEHSDLFLYPDPSTLSILPWRPQQGRVIRFFCDIKHPDKKPFEGDTRNILKKAVERAEKMGYVCKIGSECEFYLFETDEKGKPTFTPYDEGGYLDIAPLDKGENVRREICLSLEQMGIQPESSHHEQGPGQNEIDFKYSDAITAADNLIAFKSVVKAIASRNGLFASFMPKPIAHESGSGLHINLSLLKNGFNIFRNGDVNSSDAKSFIAGVLDKILEITAFANPTTNSYARFGVFKAPKYVSWSKENRSQLIRIPAEKGEYSRMELRSPDPSCNPYITFALILHAGLDGIEKRLELPQPINSNLYLTASHEIEHLKLLPQNLKEALDIASSSSFVKNILGEETLGKYVEIKLGEWDRYVKSSDKESIDKQMYFHIL, encoded by the coding sequence ATGACCTATACAATGAAAGAGGTTTTGCAATTTGTAAAAGAGAATGATGTAAAGTTTATTCGCTTGGCATTCTGCGATATATTAGGAATTCAGAAAAATATTTCAATTATGCCGGATGAACTTGAAAGAGCTTTTGAAAGTGGTATTTCATTTGATGCCTCTTCTATTTTAGGATTTATGAATATTGAGCATTCAGATTTGTTTTTATATCCGGATCCTTCAACTTTAAGTATATTACCTTGGCGGCCCCAGCAGGGAAGAGTGATACGATTCTTTTGTGATATAAAACATCCTGATAAAAAACCATTTGAAGGAGATACGAGAAATATTCTTAAAAAAGCTGTAGAGCGTGCTGAAAAAATGGGTTATGTTTGCAAGATAGGTTCTGAATGTGAGTTCTATCTTTTTGAAACAGATGAAAAAGGAAAGCCAACATTTACTCCTTATGATGAAGGGGGATATTTAGATATTGCGCCCCTTGATAAAGGTGAAAATGTTCGAAGAGAAATATGCCTGTCTCTTGAGCAGATGGGAATACAGCCGGAAAGTTCCCATCATGAACAAGGTCCAGGGCAAAATGAAATCGATTTTAAATACAGTGATGCTATAACAGCTGCAGATAATCTTATTGCATTTAAATCAGTTGTTAAAGCTATAGCATCAAGAAATGGCCTCTTTGCATCATTCATGCCAAAGCCTATTGCCCATGAAAGCGGCAGTGGTCTGCATATTAATTTATCTCTTTTAAAAAATGGATTTAATATTTTTAGAAATGGTGATGTGAATTCGTCCGATGCCAAAAGTTTTATTGCAGGGGTTTTGGATAAAATTCTTGAAATTACTGCATTTGCTAATCCTACTACAAATTCCTATGCTCGATTTGGAGTCTTTAAAGCGCCTAAATATGTATCATGGTCAAAAGAAAACCGTTCACAACTCATAAGAATTCCTGCTGAAAAAGGAGAATATAGCAGGATGGAACTTCGTTCTCCAGATCCATCATGCAATCCCTATATTACTTTTGCGTTGATTTTGCATGCAGGACTTGATGGAATTGAAAAACGACTAGAGCTTCCACAACCAATTAATTCTAATTTATATCTCACCGCAAGCCATGAAATAGAACATTTAAAACTTCTTCCTCAGAATCTGAAAGAGGCTTTAGACATTGCATCCAGCAGTTCTTTTGTTAAGAATATTTTAGGAGAAGAGACGCTTGGGAAATATGTTGAAATCAAACTTGGAGAATGGGATCGATATGTAAAAAGCTCAGATAAAGAGAGCATAGATAAACAGATGTATTTTCATATACTCTAA
- the yqfC gene encoding sporulation protein YqfC, protein MGRRKRKNKKEENIQPINLKKKVTDILELPKEVVLNLPMISMLGNEEMHIENYKGILEYDSERIKIYTSNGVLKLEGRGLSLKAMTTEEIVIKGTIFRIEFLI, encoded by the coding sequence ATGGGTAGAAGGAAGAGAAAAAATAAGAAAGAAGAAAATATACAACCGATTAATTTAAAGAAAAAAGTTACAGACATACTTGAACTCCCTAAAGAAGTTGTATTAAATCTTCCAATGATTTCTATGTTAGGGAATGAAGAAATGCATATTGAAAATTATAAAGGAATTCTTGAATATGATTCTGAAAGAATAAAGATTTATACCAGCAATGGCGTATTAAAACTGGAAGGGCGAGGGCTTTCTCTCAAAGCCATGACAACAGAGGAAATTGTAATCAAAGGGACAATTTTTAGAATTGAATTTTTAATATAG
- the yqfD gene encoding sporulation protein YqfD: protein MFLSVWNYLRGYVTIEVSGFSVERFMNLASHKGIYLWDIQRNRAKVQMKVSIAGFRLLKSCAKKTRCKVRIIEKKGWPFILYRYRKRKVMGLGFLIFFGILYILSSFVWVVEIKGNTRISTEELTKALGEYGVKPGVWKYKINPSNIEGLLMNDFNDIAWTAVDIKGTKVTVELTETVVKPEIVDQTTPCDLVAEKTGLIVSIATRAGTPKVKPKDVVQKGDLLVSGELIVKQDEEGTVIKYVHADAEVKAKTRYEITYDQPLSYIEKQYTGEVKKQYGINILDKKLNLFKPRISFQNYDKIISSRQLSVTKHFVLPIEGIIYEYREFIPVTHKRTLEEAKKLAEEEIKKRLIAQMDEESEIISHDIQFYPYEEFLRAKAVAIVIERIDKPQVIDRRKIINGTKGKNTADTN, encoded by the coding sequence ATGTTTTTATCAGTATGGAATTATTTAAGAGGCTATGTTACTATAGAGGTATCCGGATTTTCCGTTGAAAGATTTATGAATTTAGCATCCCATAAAGGGATTTATTTATGGGATATTCAAAGAAACAGAGCTAAAGTTCAAATGAAAGTAAGTATTGCGGGATTTCGCTTATTAAAAAGTTGTGCCAAAAAAACAAGATGTAAAGTAAGAATCATAGAAAAAAAAGGCTGGCCGTTTATACTGTACAGATATAGAAAGCGCAAAGTTATGGGATTGGGCTTTTTAATCTTCTTTGGCATTTTATATATTTTATCTTCTTTTGTATGGGTTGTAGAAATCAAAGGGAATACAAGGATTTCAACAGAAGAATTAACCAAAGCTTTGGGGGAATACGGAGTAAAACCCGGTGTCTGGAAATATAAAATCAATCCATCAAACATAGAAGGCCTTCTGATGAATGATTTTAATGATATTGCGTGGACGGCTGTAGATATTAAAGGTACAAAAGTTACGGTAGAATTAACGGAGACAGTTGTTAAGCCTGAAATTGTAGATCAAACAACCCCGTGTGATTTAGTGGCTGAAAAAACAGGTTTAATTGTTAGCATTGCGACTCGTGCAGGAACCCCAAAAGTCAAACCTAAAGATGTTGTTCAAAAAGGAGATTTGTTGGTGAGTGGTGAATTAATAGTTAAGCAGGATGAAGAAGGAACTGTTATAAAGTATGTTCATGCAGATGCCGAAGTTAAAGCAAAAACTCGCTATGAGATAACCTATGATCAGCCTTTATCGTATATAGAAAAACAATATACTGGAGAAGTAAAGAAGCAATATGGGATTAATATATTAGATAAAAAACTGAATTTATTTAAACCTCGTATTTCTTTTCAAAATTATGATAAAATTATTAGTAGCAGGCAATTATCTGTTACAAAGCATTTTGTGCTTCCAATTGAAGGAATCATTTATGAGTATAGAGAATTTATACCTGTCACTCATAAAAGAACTTTAGAAGAAGCAAAAAAATTGGCAGAAGAAGAGATTAAGAAAAGGCTGATAGCGCAAATGGATGAGGAAAGTGAAATAATCAGTCATGACATACAGTTTTACCCTTACGAAGAATTTTTGAGAGCAAAGGCTGTGGCTATTGTAATCGAACGAATAGATAAGCCTCAGGTCATTGATAGGAGGAAAATCATTAATGGAACAAAAGGAAAAAATACTGCAGATACCAACTGA
- a CDS encoding ANTAR domain-containing response regulator codes for MERVLIVSSSEKVSVSLEELLKFNSYKEIICVKSANEAKRILIDREIDLCIINAPLTDEFGANFAINVVSRGTIQVMLIVKSELEDEICDKVENYGVFVISKPVNRQVFWSALKLITASYNRMRGLKNENEQLQKRIEDIRFVDRAKCVLIEYLKMTEPEAHRFIEKQAMDMRITKRQVAERILKTYEK; via the coding sequence ATGGAGCGTGTTTTAATTGTGTCAAGTTCTGAGAAAGTCAGTGTTTCATTGGAAGAACTTTTAAAATTCAATTCTTATAAAGAAATTATCTGTGTAAAAAGTGCCAATGAAGCAAAGCGCATTTTGATTGATCGAGAAATTGATTTGTGTATTATCAATGCACCTTTGACAGATGAGTTTGGAGCAAATTTTGCAATTAATGTTGTGAGCAGAGGAACAATACAGGTTATGCTCATTGTTAAAAGCGAATTGGAAGATGAGATATGCGATAAGGTTGAAAACTACGGTGTATTTGTAATATCCAAACCAGTTAATCGACAGGTATTCTGGAGTGCTCTGAAGCTTATTACAGCATCCTATAACAGGATGCGGGGCCTTAAAAATGAAAATGAGCAATTACAGAAGCGAATAGAAGATATTCGCTTTGTTGACAGAGCCAAATGCGTATTAATTGAATATTTGAAGATGACAGAGCCTGAAGCTCATAGATTCATAGAAAAACAAGCAATGGATATGCGCATTACAAAAAGACAAGTGGCAGAAAGAATCTTAAAGACTTATGAAAAGTAA
- a CDS encoding PhoH family protein, which produces MEQKEKILQIPTEYISNIFGKFDENIKKIEKTFDVEIVNRGEDIKVIGEENKINQALRTLNELTHLAQKGELITIQNIEYIISLVLENMEEEYKKLHSDFICMTAHGKQIKSKTLGQKKYVDMIKNNIVVFGVGPAGTGKTYLAMAMAITALKNNEVNRIILTRPAIEAGEKLGFLPGDLQSKVDPYLRPLYDALYEIMGAETFLKNMEKGIIEVAPLAYMRGRTLDNSFIVLDEAQNTTPEQMKMFLTRIGFGSKAVITGDVTQVDLPLGKKSGLTEALKILKNVEGIGISMLSKNDVVRHPLVQRIIQAYEKYENKKETKR; this is translated from the coding sequence ATGGAACAAAAGGAAAAAATACTGCAGATACCAACTGAGTACATTTCTAATATATTTGGTAAGTTTGATGAGAATATTAAAAAAATTGAAAAAACTTTTGATGTAGAAATTGTCAATAGAGGAGAGGATATCAAGGTTATTGGTGAGGAGAATAAAATTAATCAGGCACTAAGAACTTTAAATGAATTGACTCATTTGGCTCAAAAAGGTGAACTCATTACCATTCAAAATATCGAGTATATCATTTCTTTAGTTCTGGAAAATATGGAGGAAGAATATAAAAAACTGCATTCAGACTTTATTTGCATGACAGCCCATGGGAAACAGATCAAAAGTAAAACATTAGGCCAAAAAAAATATGTCGATATGATAAAAAATAATATTGTTGTTTTTGGCGTAGGGCCTGCGGGTACTGGTAAGACGTATTTGGCCATGGCGATGGCAATAACGGCTTTAAAAAATAATGAAGTGAATCGTATTATTTTAACCAGACCTGCTATAGAAGCAGGAGAAAAACTGGGTTTTCTTCCCGGAGATTTGCAAAGCAAAGTTGATCCCTATTTACGTCCATTGTATGATGCATTGTATGAAATAATGGGCGCAGAGACATTTCTGAAAAATATGGAGAAAGGCATTATTGAAGTAGCGCCATTGGCATACATGCGTGGACGTACTTTAGACAATTCTTTCATTGTCCTCGATGAAGCACAAAATACGACTCCAGAGCAGATGAAAATGTTTCTGACCCGTATAGGATTTGGATCTAAGGCTGTTATAACAGGAGATGTAACCCAAGTCGATCTTCCTTTAGGGAAAAAGTCTGGACTTACAGAAGCATTAAAAATACTAAAAAATGTTGAGGGAATTGGGATTTCAATGTTATCAAAGAACGATGTAGTAAGACATCCATTGGTGCAGAGAATTATTCAGGCTTATGAAAAATATGAAAATAAAAAAGAGACAAAGAGATAA
- the rpsU gene encoding 30S ribosomal protein S21: MSEVIVRENESLDSALRRFKRNCAKAGIMQEIRKREHYEKPSVKRKKKSEAARKKNR; the protein is encoded by the coding sequence ATGTCAGAGGTTATCGTTAGAGAAAATGAATCTTTGGATAGTGCTCTACGCCGTTTTAAAAGAAACTGTGCTAAAGCTGGTATTATGCAAGAGATTCGTAAGAGAGAACATTACGAAAAACCAAGTGTTAAACGTAAAAAGAAATCAGAAGCTGCTAGAAAGAAAAATAGATAA